One Williamsia phyllosphaerae DNA segment encodes these proteins:
- a CDS encoding sedoheptulose 7-phosphate cyclase: MSNLQAQVTATDKAFHVEGYEKIEYDLIYVDGVFDIANTELADSYRPYGRALMVVDESVHEIYGEKIRAYFAHHDLTLHVVPVQIRETAKSLETFERIVGEFDSFGLVRTEPVLVVGGGLTTDVAGYACASYRRNTPYIRIPTTLIGLIDASVSIKVAVNYGKHKNRLGAYHASQKVLLDFSFLATLPEDQVRNGMAELIKISVVGNSEIFDMLDEHGPDLLRTRFGHLDGTPELREIGDRLTYQAIATMLELEAPNLHEIDLDRVIAFGHTWSPTLELTPPAPFFHGHAINIDMALSTTLAAQRGHLSASDRDRVLGVMSDLGLSLDSEYLTAELLTEATNSILKTRDGMLRAAIPDPIGSCRFLNDVTTDELADALEIHKKICIAYDREGAGIDMFTAPVSAGAHA, translated from the coding sequence TTGAGCAACCTTCAAGCACAGGTAACCGCCACCGACAAGGCATTTCACGTCGAGGGCTACGAGAAGATCGAGTACGACCTGATCTATGTCGACGGCGTGTTCGACATCGCCAACACCGAACTCGCCGACAGCTACCGTCCCTACGGTCGGGCGTTGATGGTCGTCGACGAGTCGGTCCACGAGATCTACGGGGAGAAGATCCGCGCGTACTTCGCCCATCACGACCTCACCCTGCACGTCGTGCCGGTCCAGATCCGCGAGACCGCCAAGTCACTGGAGACGTTCGAGCGGATCGTCGGTGAGTTCGACTCCTTCGGACTCGTCCGTACCGAGCCCGTGCTCGTCGTCGGCGGCGGCCTCACCACCGACGTCGCGGGATACGCGTGCGCGAGCTACCGCCGCAACACCCCCTACATCCGCATCCCGACCACGCTCATCGGTCTGATCGACGCCAGCGTCTCGATCAAGGTCGCGGTCAACTACGGCAAGCACAAGAACCGCCTCGGCGCCTACCACGCATCACAGAAGGTGCTGCTCGACTTCTCCTTCCTCGCAACACTTCCCGAGGATCAGGTGCGCAACGGCATGGCCGAGCTCATCAAGATCTCGGTGGTCGGCAACTCCGAGATCTTCGACATGCTCGACGAGCACGGCCCCGATCTGCTGCGCACCCGCTTCGGACATCTCGACGGGACCCCGGAGCTGCGTGAGATCGGCGACCGCCTCACCTACCAGGCGATCGCCACCATGCTCGAACTCGAGGCACCCAACCTGCACGAGATCGACCTCGACCGCGTCATCGCGTTCGGCCACACCTGGAGTCCGACACTGGAACTCACTCCCCCGGCCCCGTTCTTCCACGGTCATGCGATCAACATCGACATGGCGCTGTCGACGACCCTGGCCGCGCAGCGCGGCCACCTGTCGGCGAGCGACCGCGACCGCGTGCTCGGTGTGATGAGCGACCTGGGACTGTCCCTCGACAGTGAGTACCTGACCGCCGAACTGCTCACCGAGGCGACCAATTCGATCCTCAAGACCCGCGACGGCATGTTGCGCGCCGCGATCCCCGATCCGATCGGTTCGTGCCGCTTCCTCAACGACGTCACCACCGACGAACTGGCTGACGCCCTGGAGATCCACAAGAAGATCTGCATCGCCTACGACCGCGAGGGCGCCGGGATCGACATGTTCACCGCCCCCGTGTCGGCGGGCGCGCATGCCTGA
- a CDS encoding HAD-IA family hydrolase, producing MSAILFGSISTIADTSELQRRAFNEAFAAHDLDWDWTRADYISMLTSNGGANRVADYAKSKGVDVDAAAIHATKSEIFQKLVGEAGLTPRPGVVETLAAAKKSDVKVGFVTTTSADNITALLDSLGPDVTRESFDIIVDSSSVSEPKPDAASYTFALDELSENAADCVAIEDNEGGVAAASAAGVTCIAFPNENTAEGDFSAAVESVGALDSGRVTALAGV from the coding sequence ATGTCTGCCATTCTTTTCGGATCCATCAGCACCATCGCCGACACCTCCGAGCTGCAGCGACGCGCTTTCAACGAGGCCTTCGCCGCACACGACCTCGACTGGGACTGGACGCGCGCCGACTACATCTCGATGCTGACCTCGAACGGCGGCGCCAACCGGGTCGCCGACTACGCGAAGTCCAAGGGCGTCGACGTCGACGCGGCCGCCATCCACGCCACGAAGTCCGAGATCTTCCAGAAGCTGGTGGGCGAGGCCGGTCTGACCCCCCGCCCCGGTGTCGTCGAGACCCTGGCCGCGGCCAAGAAGAGTGATGTCAAGGTCGGGTTCGTGACCACCACCTCGGCCGACAACATCACTGCGCTCCTCGACTCGCTGGGACCGGACGTCACCAGGGAGAGCTTCGACATCATCGTCGACTCGTCCAGCGTGTCCGAACCCAAGCCGGACGCCGCGTCCTACACGTTCGCCCTCGACGAGTTGAGCGAGAACGCCGCCGACTGCGTCGCGATCGAGGACAACGAGGGAGGCGTCGCCGCGGCATCCGCGGCCGGCGTCACATGCATCGCCTTCCCGAACGAGAACACCGCCGAGGGCGACTTCAGCGCCGCCGTCGAGTCGGTCGGCGCACTCGACTCCGGTCGCGTCACCGCCCTCGCCGGCGTCTGA
- a CDS encoding TetR/AcrR family transcriptional regulator, whose amino-acid sequence MSSGRAGATAEDARVARTRTDVARASLDVLTNDGFDELTHARVARIAGYSKTTLYTHWPSRVDLLTMALSALGELPHHSPTGDLRADLIAELHAFRVAINDLGLDRVLMVLAQWGATVDEIGRIRTDLVTDGEHIARRLLSQLAEGIRLEAAVSMLSGVVVCPTLMYGSPPDDATVEHAIDILLAGLRAS is encoded by the coding sequence ATGAGCTCCGGACGAGCCGGCGCAACGGCGGAAGACGCCCGCGTTGCCCGAACCCGTACCGATGTCGCCCGTGCTTCGCTCGACGTGCTGACCAACGACGGATTCGACGAACTGACCCACGCCAGGGTGGCCCGCATCGCGGGTTACTCGAAGACGACGCTCTACACACATTGGCCGTCGCGCGTGGATCTGCTGACCATGGCCCTGAGCGCGCTGGGCGAGTTGCCCCATCACAGCCCGACCGGTGACCTGCGGGCCGATCTCATCGCCGAGCTGCACGCCTTCCGGGTTGCGATCAACGACCTCGGTCTCGACCGTGTGCTGATGGTGTTGGCCCAGTGGGGTGCGACCGTCGACGAGATCGGCCGGATCCGAACGGATCTCGTCACCGACGGCGAACACATCGCGAGACGTCTGCTGTCACAGCTGGCCGAGGGCATCCGCCTCGAGGCGGCGGTGTCGATGCTGTCGGGCGTCGTGGTCTGTCCGACCCTGATGTACGGCTCACCACCCGACGACGCCACCGTCGAGCACGCGATCGACATCCTGCTCGCGGGTCTGCGCGCGTCGTAG
- the zwf gene encoding glucose-6-phosphate dehydrogenase — protein sequence MGDLAKRKLLPGLFHLSMSKLTPAIRVVGTSLDEISTDDFRAAAKKACLEFSSRSLTSEAVDEFLDSLTYVSQGDGPGALADAVTAASDTIGGSARVLHYLSVPPKAAMAVLEMLSEAGLVERSRVIMEKPFGTDLASAKKLNASIHRWFDEEQIFRIDHFLGKESAQNILAFRFANGLFEPIWNRNFINYIQIDVPEKLSLEGRAGFYESTGAFRDMVVTHLFQILAFVAMEPPTALAPGPISEEKNKVFRSMKPLDPHDVVRGQYIGYREEPGVAPESETETFIALECGIDNWRWAGVPFYLRTGKCLAEGQRIISIGFREPPKSMFPQGSGVGQHGPDHLTFDLADVFKVSLSFYGKRPGPGMKLDKLSLQFGMGEHEHAGLVLEAYERLILDAMKGDRTLYTTAEGIERLWEVSAPLLADPPPVRSYSPWSWGPNAIHQLIAPHAWRLPFERSWRNKK from the coding sequence ATGGGCGACCTCGCCAAACGCAAGCTGCTGCCCGGTCTGTTCCACCTGTCTATGTCGAAGCTGACGCCGGCCATCCGTGTGGTCGGCACCTCGTTGGACGAGATCAGCACCGACGACTTCCGGGCCGCGGCCAAGAAGGCCTGCCTGGAGTTCTCCAGCCGCAGTCTCACGTCGGAGGCGGTCGACGAGTTCCTCGATTCGTTGACCTATGTGTCGCAGGGTGACGGACCCGGCGCGCTCGCGGATGCGGTGACGGCCGCGTCGGACACCATCGGCGGCTCGGCGCGGGTGCTGCACTACCTCAGCGTCCCGCCGAAGGCGGCGATGGCCGTGCTCGAGATGCTCAGCGAGGCCGGTCTCGTCGAGCGCTCGCGCGTCATCATGGAGAAGCCGTTCGGGACCGATCTGGCCAGCGCGAAGAAGCTCAACGCCTCGATCCACCGCTGGTTCGACGAGGAGCAGATCTTCCGTATCGATCATTTCCTGGGCAAGGAGTCGGCCCAGAACATCCTGGCGTTCCGGTTCGCGAACGGTTTGTTCGAGCCGATCTGGAACCGGAACTTCATCAACTACATCCAGATCGACGTCCCGGAGAAGTTGTCACTCGAGGGTCGCGCGGGGTTCTACGAGTCGACCGGCGCCTTCCGCGACATGGTCGTCACCCATCTGTTCCAGATCCTCGCGTTCGTGGCGATGGAGCCGCCGACCGCCTTGGCCCCCGGCCCGATCAGCGAGGAGAAGAACAAGGTCTTCCGGTCGATGAAACCGTTGGACCCGCACGACGTGGTGCGCGGGCAGTACATCGGCTACCGCGAGGAACCGGGCGTCGCGCCCGAGTCGGAGACCGAGACGTTCATCGCGCTCGAATGCGGCATCGACAACTGGCGCTGGGCCGGTGTCCCGTTCTACCTGCGCACCGGGAAATGTCTGGCCGAGGGCCAGCGCATCATCTCGATCGGGTTCCGCGAACCCCCCAAGAGCATGTTCCCGCAGGGATCCGGTGTGGGACAACACGGTCCGGACCACCTGACGTTCGACCTCGCCGACGTCTTCAAGGTGTCGCTGTCGTTCTACGGCAAACGGCCCGGGCCGGGCATGAAGCTCGACAAGCTCAGCCTGCAGTTCGGGATGGGGGAGCACGAACACGCCGGCCTGGTCCTGGAGGCCTACGAGCGGCTGATCCTCGACGCCATGAAGGGTGACCGGACGTTGTACACGACCGCCGAGGGCATCGAGCGACTGTGGGAGGTGTCCGCGCCGCTGCTGGCGGATCCGCCGCCGGTGCGCAGTTACAGCCCGTGGTCGTGGGGACCGAACGCGATCCACCAGCTCATCGCGCCGCACGCCTGGCGGCTACCGTTCGAACGGAGCTGGCGCAACAAGAAGTGA
- a CDS encoding ANTAR domain-containing response regulator: MTSVSSTEPVGDARTTHRVLVAEDDSLIRMDLIEMLREEGYDVVGEAANGQVAVDLTESLKPDLVIMDIKMPVRDGIDAAAEIAEKRLAPVVMLTAFSQREFVEKARDAGALAYLVKPFSKADLVPAIEVAVSRYTELTTLEGEVVDLTERLETRKLVERAKGLLMTSQSLSEPEAFKWIQRAAMDRRTTMKTVANVVIETLDEK, encoded by the coding sequence GTGACATCAGTGTCGTCGACAGAGCCCGTGGGCGATGCCCGCACAACCCACCGTGTGCTGGTCGCCGAGGACGACTCCCTCATCCGCATGGACCTCATCGAGATGCTCCGCGAAGAGGGTTATGACGTCGTCGGTGAGGCCGCGAACGGGCAGGTGGCGGTTGATCTCACCGAGTCGCTGAAGCCCGATCTGGTGATCATGGACATCAAGATGCCGGTCCGCGACGGGATCGACGCAGCCGCGGAGATCGCCGAGAAGCGGTTGGCGCCGGTCGTCATGCTCACCGCGTTCTCGCAGCGCGAGTTCGTCGAGAAGGCACGTGACGCGGGAGCGTTGGCCTACCTCGTGAAGCCGTTCAGCAAGGCCGACCTGGTGCCCGCCATCGAGGTCGCCGTCAGTCGGTACACCGAACTGACCACGCTCGAGGGCGAGGTCGTCGACCTGACCGAACGTCTGGAGACGCGCAAGCTCGTGGAGCGCGCCAAAGGATTGCTAATGACGAGTCAATCATTGAGCGAGCCAGAGGCTTTCAAGTGGATCCAGCGGGCGGCGATGGATCGTCGGACCACGATGAAGACCGTCGCCAACGTCGTGATCGAGACCCTCGACGAGAAGTGA
- a CDS encoding ABC transporter substrate-binding protein has protein sequence MSSRHLMSGAVVVAVSVVALAGCSSSDSGDSGGSSGSPSESVSVESTPAPSGLGLSQKLNCPGGVEKATPGAVSTAPLKVGTLLPATGSLAYLGPPEFAGVKLAVTDINANGGVLGQPVQEITGDSGDTTTDTASATVDRELGAGAQVIVGAASSSVSLKVLDKIATAGAVMFSPANTSDEFTCYKDKGQYFRTAPADILQGQALAQTMAEDGVQRVSLLALNDPYGTGLAEQAQKNLEAAGVPADQIQKIIYDPNAQSFNAEVDQVKNFNPDGVAVIGFDESAKIITRMHEVGIGPTDGKSVYGVDGNMGNALGEAVGGGLLKGMKGTTPLTNTGAEFQGRLKEADPKLIDYNYAGESYDATVITALAAAQAKSTNGRSIASQINSVTSGGEKCTAYKQCLDLVNQGKDIDYDGVTGTLDFNEAGEPSIGSYGILEFDGSNKLLEPTRKYVSVAGK, from the coding sequence ATGTCGAGTCGCCATCTCATGAGTGGTGCAGTAGTCGTGGCGGTGTCCGTGGTGGCACTGGCCGGGTGTAGTAGCAGCGACAGTGGGGATTCCGGGGGCAGTTCCGGATCGCCGTCGGAGAGCGTCAGCGTCGAGTCCACCCCGGCCCCCTCGGGTCTCGGGCTCTCCCAGAAGCTCAACTGCCCCGGAGGGGTCGAGAAGGCCACCCCGGGCGCGGTCAGCACCGCGCCGTTGAAGGTCGGCACGCTGTTGCCCGCCACCGGCAGCCTCGCCTACCTCGGGCCGCCGGAATTCGCAGGCGTCAAGCTGGCGGTGACCGACATCAACGCCAACGGCGGTGTGCTCGGCCAGCCGGTCCAGGAGATCACCGGAGACTCTGGCGACACCACCACCGACACCGCGAGCGCCACGGTCGACCGCGAGCTCGGTGCGGGTGCGCAGGTCATCGTCGGTGCGGCGTCGTCGTCGGTGTCGCTGAAGGTGCTCGACAAGATCGCCACGGCCGGCGCCGTGATGTTCTCGCCTGCGAACACCTCCGACGAGTTCACCTGCTACAAGGACAAGGGCCAGTACTTCCGCACCGCGCCCGCGGACATCCTGCAGGGTCAGGCCCTCGCCCAGACGATGGCCGAGGACGGCGTCCAGCGAGTCTCGCTGCTGGCGCTCAACGATCCGTACGGCACCGGCCTGGCCGAGCAGGCACAGAAGAACCTCGAGGCCGCCGGTGTCCCGGCCGACCAGATCCAGAAGATCATCTACGACCCCAACGCCCAGTCGTTCAACGCCGAGGTCGACCAGGTGAAGAACTTCAACCCGGACGGCGTCGCGGTCATCGGCTTCGACGAGAGCGCGAAGATCATCACCCGCATGCACGAGGTGGGCATCGGGCCGACGGACGGCAAGTCGGTCTACGGTGTCGACGGCAACATGGGCAACGCCCTCGGTGAGGCCGTCGGTGGCGGACTGCTCAAGGGCATGAAGGGCACCACGCCGTTGACCAACACCGGTGCGGAGTTCCAGGGCCGACTGAAGGAAGCCGACCCCAAGTTGATCGACTACAACTACGCCGGTGAGAGCTACGACGCCACGGTGATCACCGCTCTGGCCGCGGCGCAGGCGAAGTCGACCAACGGGCGCTCGATCGCATCGCAGATCAACTCGGTCACCTCCGGTGGCGAGAAGTGCACCGCGTACAAGCAGTGCCTCGACCTGGTCAACCAGGGCAAGGACATCGACTACGACGGTGTGACCGGAACCCTCGACTTCAACGAGGCCGGCGAGCCGTCCATCGGTTCGTACGGGATCCTGGAGTTCGACGGATCCAACAAGCTGCTCGAGCCGACCCGCAAGTACGTCTCGGTGGCCGGTAAGTAA
- a CDS encoding ABC transporter ATP-binding protein, translated as MTESPENSPTTPSDELTPAQLAATPAEHQKRAGDALIRADDITAGYLPGINILEDCNFYLNDGEIVGIIGPNGAGKSTLLKALFGLIPIRKGSVTLRDEAITSAKAHRLVQLGVGYVPQTQNVFPSLTIEENLEMGMYLRPKKFNERFAVVADLFPLLAERRKMKAGSLSGGERQMVAMGRALMMEPSVLLLDEPSAGLSPMFQDQVFIRCKAINATGVSIVLVEQNARRCLQICDRGYVLDQGRNAYTDTGETLRNDPKIIELYLGTLAGSSEK; from the coding sequence GTGACCGAATCACCCGAGAACTCACCCACCACGCCGTCCGACGAGCTCACACCTGCACAGCTGGCCGCCACCCCGGCCGAGCACCAGAAGCGCGCGGGTGACGCACTGATCCGCGCCGACGACATCACCGCCGGCTATCTCCCGGGCATCAACATCCTCGAGGACTGCAACTTCTACCTGAACGACGGCGAGATCGTCGGGATCATCGGACCCAACGGCGCCGGTAAGTCGACGCTGCTCAAGGCACTCTTCGGCCTGATCCCGATCCGCAAGGGATCGGTCACCCTGCGCGACGAGGCGATCACCTCGGCCAAGGCGCACCGACTGGTCCAACTCGGTGTCGGCTACGTCCCGCAGACCCAGAACGTCTTCCCGTCGCTGACCATCGAGGAGAACCTCGAGATGGGGATGTACCTGCGGCCCAAGAAGTTCAACGAACGGTTCGCCGTCGTCGCCGATCTGTTCCCACTGCTCGCCGAGCGTCGGAAGATGAAGGCGGGGTCGCTCTCGGGCGGCGAGCGCCAGATGGTCGCGATGGGCCGGGCGCTGATGATGGAGCCGTCGGTCCTCCTGCTCGACGAGCCGTCGGCCGGGTTGTCGCCGATGTTCCAGGACCAGGTGTTCATCCGCTGCAAGGCGATCAACGCCACCGGGGTCTCGATCGTCCTCGTGGAGCAGAACGCGCGCCGCTGTCTGCAGATCTGCGACCGCGGTTATGTGCTCGACCAGGGCCGCAACGCCTACACCGACACCGGCGAGACGCTGCGCAACGACCCGAAGATCATCGAGCTCTATCTCGGAACCCTGGCGGGCAGCTCCGAGAAGTAG
- a CDS encoding ABC transporter ATP-binding protein produces the protein MPSDSDTAQHIPSAAKLKTFSADERARIFAGIDATPGSAKPDPIITVDGITRSFGGLTAVDVAHLEIQRGAITGLIGPNGAGKTTFFNLITGFDKPNSGTWSLNGDALGKLVPHQVSRRGMVRTFQLTRALAKLSVLDNVRLGGRHQRGEHFLAALAPWTWRKQEEEITEQAHALLRRFRLEEKANDYAGSLSGGQRKLLEMARALMCEPEVVMLDEPMAGVNPALTQSLLEHIKSLREDGMTVVFVEHDMDVIRDISDWVVVMAQGSVIAESLPDRLGENEAVVDAYLGGHHDQALEFDSDGNPVGETAVLAHEVDEAIEETLHAGGDLSDPPPTGAAPGAVPGRHAADTAAGEDPR, from the coding sequence ATGCCAAGTGACTCCGACACCGCCCAGCACATCCCGTCGGCCGCGAAGCTCAAGACGTTCAGCGCGGACGAACGCGCCCGCATCTTCGCGGGCATCGACGCCACACCCGGATCGGCGAAACCCGATCCGATCATCACCGTCGACGGCATCACCCGCAGCTTCGGCGGCCTGACCGCCGTCGACGTCGCGCACCTCGAGATCCAGCGGGGCGCCATCACCGGTCTGATCGGACCCAACGGTGCGGGCAAGACCACGTTCTTCAACCTCATCACCGGTTTCGACAAGCCGAACTCCGGCACCTGGTCGCTCAACGGTGACGCACTGGGAAAGCTCGTCCCCCACCAGGTCTCGCGGCGCGGCATGGTGCGCACCTTCCAGCTCACCCGCGCGCTGGCGAAGCTGTCGGTGCTCGACAACGTCCGCCTAGGCGGCCGGCATCAACGCGGCGAACACTTCCTGGCCGCGCTGGCTCCCTGGACGTGGCGCAAGCAGGAGGAGGAGATCACCGAGCAGGCCCACGCGCTGCTCCGCCGGTTCCGGTTGGAGGAGAAGGCGAACGACTACGCGGGGTCGCTGTCCGGTGGACAGCGCAAGCTGCTGGAGATGGCCCGTGCGCTGATGTGCGAGCCCGAGGTCGTCATGCTCGACGAGCCGATGGCCGGGGTGAACCCCGCTCTGACGCAGAGCCTGCTCGAACACATCAAGTCGTTGCGCGAGGACGGGATGACCGTCGTGTTCGTCGAACACGACATGGACGTGATCCGCGACATCAGCGACTGGGTCGTGGTGATGGCGCAGGGGTCGGTGATCGCCGAGTCGCTCCCCGATCGCCTCGGCGAGAACGAGGCCGTCGTCGACGCGTATCTCGGCGGACACCACGACCAGGCCCTGGAATTCGATTCCGACGGCAACCCGGTGGGCGAGACCGCCGTTCTGGCCCACGAGGTCGACGAGGCCATCGAGGAGACGCTGCACGCCGGCGGCGACCTGTCCGACCCACCACCCACCGGAGCCGCGCCCGGCGCGGTCCCCGGGCGCCACGCAGCCGACACCGCTGCCGGAGAGGACCCCCGGTGA
- a CDS encoding branched-chain amino acid ABC transporter permease — protein sequence MDLISALQTSLAQLVGPSAIFYALLAIGLNLHFGYTGLLNFGQIGFALLGGYGVGIMTVKYDLPLWAGAIIGILAAGLLAVVLGLPTLRLRADYLAIVTIAASEILRLIFRSTSTDSVTGSTNGLFGYADGFFSLSPFDNRKQYSFLGVKFQGTDLWSMVIGWSLVALLCLMVFLLVRSPWGRVLKAVREDEDAARSVGKNAYFYKMQALVIGGCIGGLAGVFNAVQTQSINPDFFSTAQTFFAYGALILGGAATVFGPVLGAMLFWFLLSIPDVLLRQASEAGYIDLTQQQIGAVRYVLLGLAIALMMVFRPQGILGNKREVQLDAK from the coding sequence GTGGATCTCATTTCTGCACTGCAGACCTCGCTCGCCCAACTGGTGGGCCCATCGGCGATCTTCTACGCGCTGCTCGCCATCGGCCTCAACCTGCACTTCGGGTACACCGGCCTGCTGAACTTCGGGCAGATCGGTTTCGCACTGCTCGGCGGCTACGGCGTCGGCATCATGACAGTCAAGTACGACCTGCCGCTGTGGGCGGGCGCCATCATCGGCATCCTCGCCGCGGGATTGCTGGCGGTGGTACTCGGTCTGCCCACCCTGAGGCTGCGCGCGGACTACCTCGCCATCGTGACGATCGCGGCCTCGGAGATACTGCGGTTGATCTTTCGATCCACCTCGACCGACAGCGTGACCGGATCCACCAACGGTCTGTTCGGTTACGCGGACGGGTTCTTCTCGCTCAGTCCCTTCGACAACAGGAAGCAGTACTCCTTTCTCGGCGTGAAGTTCCAAGGAACGGACCTGTGGTCGATGGTGATCGGGTGGAGCCTGGTCGCCCTGCTGTGCCTCATGGTGTTCCTCCTCGTGCGCAGCCCGTGGGGCCGTGTTCTCAAGGCCGTTCGTGAGGACGAGGACGCCGCCCGCTCCGTCGGCAAGAACGCCTACTTCTACAAGATGCAGGCGCTCGTCATCGGCGGCTGTATCGGTGGCCTCGCGGGCGTGTTCAACGCAGTGCAGACCCAGTCGATCAACCCGGACTTCTTCTCCACGGCGCAGACGTTCTTCGCCTATGGCGCGCTGATCCTCGGTGGCGCCGCCACCGTCTTCGGACCGGTGTTGGGCGCCATGCTGTTCTGGTTCCTGTTGTCCATCCCCGACGTCCTGCTCCGACAGGCGAGTGAAGCCGGGTACATCGACCTCACCCAGCAGCAGATCGGCGCGGTCCGCTATGTGCTCCTCGGGCTGGCCATCGCCCTGATGATGGTGTTCCGACCCCAGGGAATCCTCGGAAACAAGCGGGAGGTCCAACTCGATGCCAAGTGA
- a CDS encoding branched-chain amino acid ABC transporter permease translates to MSRLVPRSPTSPVRWLAAALLGVIGALLLGASLGPATASAAPGDEVRIFGNLRNGTERVADVKVVATDNAGAEVGTSTSSSTGAWSITLAPGNYTVAIDESTLPKGIEVQEKTRSIPVVLTAGTDRPVIFSFGAQRTSTEVSAVSKLTRLAIDGLRFGLIIAITGVGLSLIFGTTGLTNFAHGELVTLGAVIAWAINVKLGLNLVLATVIAVVVGAGIGVANELGIWRVLRRRRSGLVAQLVVSIGLSLVARYLILIFFSDRSEPFKDYQVQTQIGSGPFAITPVNLFCIIISLVVLIAVATMLQRTRIGKAMRAVADNRDLAASSGIDVDRVILFVWALAGALAALGGVLFALSELSGRVQWEMGFKLLLLMFAGITLGGLGTAYGALLGCVIVGLLVQLSTYWVNPDLKYVGGLVVLIVILAIRPQGILGSRARIG, encoded by the coding sequence ATGTCACGGCTTGTCCCGCGTTCGCCGACATCGCCCGTCCGATGGTTGGCCGCGGCGCTCCTGGGGGTGATTGGGGCTCTTCTCCTCGGCGCCTCCCTGGGGCCCGCCACCGCCTCGGCCGCCCCCGGCGACGAGGTTCGCATCTTCGGCAATCTGCGCAACGGGACCGAGCGCGTCGCCGACGTGAAGGTCGTCGCCACCGACAACGCCGGCGCCGAGGTCGGCACGTCCACCTCGAGCTCCACCGGCGCTTGGTCGATCACCCTCGCCCCCGGCAACTACACCGTGGCGATCGACGAGTCGACCCTGCCCAAGGGCATCGAGGTGCAGGAGAAGACGCGTTCGATCCCGGTCGTGTTGACCGCGGGCACCGACCGCCCGGTCATCTTCTCCTTCGGGGCGCAGCGGACGTCGACAGAGGTCTCGGCGGTGTCGAAACTGACACGTCTGGCCATCGACGGACTCCGGTTCGGCCTGATCATCGCCATCACCGGTGTGGGACTGAGTCTGATCTTCGGCACGACCGGGCTGACGAACTTCGCCCACGGCGAGCTGGTCACCCTCGGCGCGGTGATCGCCTGGGCCATCAACGTCAAACTCGGCCTCAACCTCGTCCTCGCGACCGTGATCGCCGTGGTCGTCGGCGCGGGCATCGGTGTCGCGAACGAGCTCGGGATCTGGAGAGTGCTCAGACGGAGGAGATCCGGGCTGGTGGCGCAGCTGGTGGTGTCCATCGGGTTGTCGCTCGTCGCGCGCTACCTGATCCTGATCTTCTTCTCCGACCGGTCCGAGCCGTTCAAGGACTATCAGGTGCAGACGCAGATCGGATCGGGTCCGTTCGCCATCACCCCGGTCAATCTCTTCTGCATCATCATCAGCCTCGTGGTCCTGATCGCCGTGGCGACGATGTTGCAGCGCACGCGGATCGGCAAGGCGATGCGAGCGGTCGCCGACAACCGCGACCTCGCCGCCTCGTCCGGCATCGACGTCGACCGGGTGATCCTCTTCGTCTGGGCCCTGGCCGGCGCGTTGGCCGCTCTCGGCGGTGTCTTGTTCGCCCTCTCCGAACTGTCGGGGCGGGTCCAGTGGGAGATGGGATTCAAGCTGTTGCTGTTGATGTTCGCGGGCATCACCCTCGGCGGCCTGGGAACCGCGTACGGAGCGCTCCTGGGCTGTGTGATCGTCGGATTGCTCGTCCAGCTCTCCACCTACTGGGTCAACCCGGACCTCAAATACGTCGGCGGGCTCGTGGTGCTGATCGTCATCCTGGCGATCCGCCCCCAGGGCATTCTCGGATCACGCGCAAGGATCGGGTGA